A genome region from Passer domesticus isolate bPasDom1 chromosome 25, bPasDom1.hap1, whole genome shotgun sequence includes the following:
- the TMCC2 gene encoding transmembrane and coiled-coil domains protein 2 isoform X2, with amino-acid sequence MVHAQLDKGDVTTLNLPAGAGHGDAEGPVCLDVPDGTPDPQRTKAAIEHLHQKILKITEQIKIEQEARDDNVAEYLKLANNADKQQASRIKQVFEKKNQKSAQTIAQLHKKLEHYHKKLKEIEQNGPTRQPKDVFRDMHQGLKDVGANVRSSISGFSGGVVEGVKGGLSGLSQATHTAVVSKPREFASLIRNKFGSADNIAHLKDTLDDGHPEEASRALSGSATLVSSPKYGSDDECSSATSGSAGGSNSGAGPGGLGSPKSNTLDSHHNSFDTILEELREIKDSQSHLEDSMEDLKAQLQRDYTYMTQCLQEERYRYERLEEQLNDLTELHQNEMTNLKQELASMEEKVAYQSYERARDIQEAVESCLTRVTKLELQQQQQQVVQLEGVENANARALLGKFINVILALMAVLLVFVSTIANFITPLMKTRMRILSTALLVLFLFFLWKHWDSISYLLEHVLLPS; translated from the exons ATGGTCCACGCGCAG CTGGACAAGGGCGACGTGACCACCCTGAACCTGCCCGCGGGCGCCGGGCACGGCGACGCCGAGGGCCCCGTGTGCCTGGACGTGCCCGATGGCACCCCCGACCCTCAGCGCACCAAAGCCGCCATCGAGCACCTGCACCAGAAGATCCTCAAGATCACGGAGCAGATCAAGATCGAGCAGGAGGCGCGCGATGACAACGTGGCCGAGTACCTGAAGCTGGCCAACAACGCCGACAAGCAGCAGGCGTCGCGCATCAAGCAGGTGTTCGAGAAGAAGAACCAGAAGTCGGCGCAGACCATCGCGCAGCTGCACAAGAAGCTGGAGCACTACCACAAGAAGCTGAAGGAGATCGAGCAGAACGGCCCCACCCGCCAGCCCAAGGATGTTTTCCGGGACATGCACCAAGGGCTGAAGGACGTGGGCGCCAACGTGCGCTCCAGCATCAGCGGCTTCAGCGGCGGCGTGGTGGAAGGGGTCAAGGGCGGCCTCTCGGGGCTCTCCCAGGCCACCCACACGGCCGTGGTGTCCAAGCCGCGGGAGTTCGCCAGCCTGATCCGCAACAAGTTCGGCAGCGCCGACAACATCGCGCACCTGAAGGACACGCTGGACGACGGGCACCCCGAGGAGGCCTCGCGCGCGCTGAGCGGCAGCGCCACGCTGGTGTCCAGCCCCAAGTACGGCAGCGATGACGAGTGCTCCAGTGCCACCTCGGGCTCCGCTGGTGGCAGCAACTccggggcggggcccggcggccTGGGGAGCCCCAAGTCCAACACGCTGGACAGCCACCACAACAGCTTCGACACcatcctggaggagctgcgggAGATCAAGGACAGCCAGTCGCACCTGGAGGACTCCATGGAGGACCTGAAGGCCCAGCTGCAGCGGGATTACACCTACATGACCCAGTGCTTGCAGGAGGAGCGCTACAG GTACGAGcgcctggaggagcagctgaacgACCTGACGGAGCTGCACCAGAACGAGATGACCAACCTGAAGCAGGAGCTGGCCAGCATGGAGGAGAAGGTGGCCTACCAGTCCTACGAGAGGGCACGGGACATCCAG GAGGCCGTGGAGTCGTGCCTGACGCGGGTGAccaagctggagctgcagcagcagcagcagcaggtggtgcagctggagggggTGGAGAACGCCAACGCCCGGGCGCTGCTGGGCAAGTTCATCAACGTCATCCTGGCCCTCATGGCCGTGCTGCTCGTCTTCGTCTCCACCATCGCCAACTTCATCACGCCGCTCATGAAGACCCGCATGCGCATCCTCAGCACCGCCCTGCTCgtcctcttcctcttcttcctctggaAGCACTGGGACTCCATCAGCTACTTGCTGGAGCACGTCCTGCTCCCCAGCTGA
- the TMCC2 gene encoding transmembrane and coiled-coil domains protein 2 isoform X3 produces MELDKGDVTTLNLPAGAGHGDAEGPVCLDVPDGTPDPQRTKAAIEHLHQKILKITEQIKIEQEARDDNVAEYLKLANNADKQQASRIKQVFEKKNQKSAQTIAQLHKKLEHYHKKLKEIEQNGPTRQPKDVFRDMHQGLKDVGANVRSSISGFSGGVVEGVKGGLSGLSQATHTAVVSKPREFASLIRNKFGSADNIAHLKDTLDDGHPEEASRALSGSATLVSSPKYGSDDECSSATSGSAGGSNSGAGPGGLGSPKSNTLDSHHNSFDTILEELREIKDSQSHLEDSMEDLKAQLQRDYTYMTQCLQEERYRYERLEEQLNDLTELHQNEMTNLKQELASMEEKVAYQSYERARDIQEAVESCLTRVTKLELQQQQQQVVQLEGVENANARALLGKFINVILALMAVLLVFVSTIANFITPLMKTRMRILSTALLVLFLFFLWKHWDSISYLLEHVLLPS; encoded by the exons aTGGAG CTGGACAAGGGCGACGTGACCACCCTGAACCTGCCCGCGGGCGCCGGGCACGGCGACGCCGAGGGCCCCGTGTGCCTGGACGTGCCCGATGGCACCCCCGACCCTCAGCGCACCAAAGCCGCCATCGAGCACCTGCACCAGAAGATCCTCAAGATCACGGAGCAGATCAAGATCGAGCAGGAGGCGCGCGATGACAACGTGGCCGAGTACCTGAAGCTGGCCAACAACGCCGACAAGCAGCAGGCGTCGCGCATCAAGCAGGTGTTCGAGAAGAAGAACCAGAAGTCGGCGCAGACCATCGCGCAGCTGCACAAGAAGCTGGAGCACTACCACAAGAAGCTGAAGGAGATCGAGCAGAACGGCCCCACCCGCCAGCCCAAGGATGTTTTCCGGGACATGCACCAAGGGCTGAAGGACGTGGGCGCCAACGTGCGCTCCAGCATCAGCGGCTTCAGCGGCGGCGTGGTGGAAGGGGTCAAGGGCGGCCTCTCGGGGCTCTCCCAGGCCACCCACACGGCCGTGGTGTCCAAGCCGCGGGAGTTCGCCAGCCTGATCCGCAACAAGTTCGGCAGCGCCGACAACATCGCGCACCTGAAGGACACGCTGGACGACGGGCACCCCGAGGAGGCCTCGCGCGCGCTGAGCGGCAGCGCCACGCTGGTGTCCAGCCCCAAGTACGGCAGCGATGACGAGTGCTCCAGTGCCACCTCGGGCTCCGCTGGTGGCAGCAACTccggggcggggcccggcggccTGGGGAGCCCCAAGTCCAACACGCTGGACAGCCACCACAACAGCTTCGACACcatcctggaggagctgcgggAGATCAAGGACAGCCAGTCGCACCTGGAGGACTCCATGGAGGACCTGAAGGCCCAGCTGCAGCGGGATTACACCTACATGACCCAGTGCTTGCAGGAGGAGCGCTACAG GTACGAGcgcctggaggagcagctgaacgACCTGACGGAGCTGCACCAGAACGAGATGACCAACCTGAAGCAGGAGCTGGCCAGCATGGAGGAGAAGGTGGCCTACCAGTCCTACGAGAGGGCACGGGACATCCAG GAGGCCGTGGAGTCGTGCCTGACGCGGGTGAccaagctggagctgcagcagcagcagcagcaggtggtgcagctggagggggTGGAGAACGCCAACGCCCGGGCGCTGCTGGGCAAGTTCATCAACGTCATCCTGGCCCTCATGGCCGTGCTGCTCGTCTTCGTCTCCACCATCGCCAACTTCATCACGCCGCTCATGAAGACCCGCATGCGCATCCTCAGCACCGCCCTGCTCgtcctcttcctcttcttcctctggaAGCACTGGGACTCCATCAGCTACTTGCTGGAGCACGTCCTGCTCCCCAGCTGA
- the TMCC2 gene encoding transmembrane and coiled-coil domains protein 2 isoform X1, translating to MKRCRSDELQQPEDEPGAAAEPPGHGAMEGKAGEAAAAPEAGAVPPPPRSKPPDLKKIQQLSEGSMFSHGLKHLFHSRRRSREREQPGSQEPAPPGPPTPSAAPHGASDHESPDEKERSPEMHRVSYAVSLHDLPARPTAFNRVLQQIRSRPSIKRGTSLHSGSRRAKSGSLEPQKGSPHLGRKAPQDSGLTAILHQHQGRPRSSSTTDTAILLAESGAVYLLAEDSEGLADKLDKGDVTTLNLPAGAGHGDAEGPVCLDVPDGTPDPQRTKAAIEHLHQKILKITEQIKIEQEARDDNVAEYLKLANNADKQQASRIKQVFEKKNQKSAQTIAQLHKKLEHYHKKLKEIEQNGPTRQPKDVFRDMHQGLKDVGANVRSSISGFSGGVVEGVKGGLSGLSQATHTAVVSKPREFASLIRNKFGSADNIAHLKDTLDDGHPEEASRALSGSATLVSSPKYGSDDECSSATSGSAGGSNSGAGPGGLGSPKSNTLDSHHNSFDTILEELREIKDSQSHLEDSMEDLKAQLQRDYTYMTQCLQEERYRYERLEEQLNDLTELHQNEMTNLKQELASMEEKVAYQSYERARDIQEAVESCLTRVTKLELQQQQQQVVQLEGVENANARALLGKFINVILALMAVLLVFVSTIANFITPLMKTRMRILSTALLVLFLFFLWKHWDSISYLLEHVLLPS from the exons AAAATCCAGCAGCTCTCCGAGGGCTCCATGTTCAGCCATGGCCTCAAGCACCTTTTCCACAGCCGCCGGCGCTCGCGGGAGCGCGAGCAGCCGGGCTCGCAGGAGCCGGCGCCACCGGGGCCACCGACACCGTCGGCAGCCCCCCACGGCGCCTCTGACCACGAGTCCCCCGACGAGAAGGAGCGCTCGCCGGAGATGCACCGCGTGTCCTACGCCGTGTCCCTGCACGACCTCCCCGCCCGGCCCACGGCCTTCAACCGCGTGCTGCAGCAGATCCGCTCGCGCCCGTCCATCAAGCGCGGCACCAGCCTGCACAGCGGCAGCCGCCGCGCCAAGAGCGGCTCGCTGGAGCCCCAGAAGGGCAGCCCCCACCTCGGGCGCAAAGCCCCCCAGGACAGCGGCCTCACGGCCATCCTGCATCAGCACCAGGGCAGGCCCCGCTCGTCGTCCACCACGGACACGGCCATCCTGCTGGCCGAGAGCGGCGCTGTCTACCTGCTGGCCGAGGACAGCGAGGGGCTGGCGGACAAG CTGGACAAGGGCGACGTGACCACCCTGAACCTGCCCGCGGGCGCCGGGCACGGCGACGCCGAGGGCCCCGTGTGCCTGGACGTGCCCGATGGCACCCCCGACCCTCAGCGCACCAAAGCCGCCATCGAGCACCTGCACCAGAAGATCCTCAAGATCACGGAGCAGATCAAGATCGAGCAGGAGGCGCGCGATGACAACGTGGCCGAGTACCTGAAGCTGGCCAACAACGCCGACAAGCAGCAGGCGTCGCGCATCAAGCAGGTGTTCGAGAAGAAGAACCAGAAGTCGGCGCAGACCATCGCGCAGCTGCACAAGAAGCTGGAGCACTACCACAAGAAGCTGAAGGAGATCGAGCAGAACGGCCCCACCCGCCAGCCCAAGGATGTTTTCCGGGACATGCACCAAGGGCTGAAGGACGTGGGCGCCAACGTGCGCTCCAGCATCAGCGGCTTCAGCGGCGGCGTGGTGGAAGGGGTCAAGGGCGGCCTCTCGGGGCTCTCCCAGGCCACCCACACGGCCGTGGTGTCCAAGCCGCGGGAGTTCGCCAGCCTGATCCGCAACAAGTTCGGCAGCGCCGACAACATCGCGCACCTGAAGGACACGCTGGACGACGGGCACCCCGAGGAGGCCTCGCGCGCGCTGAGCGGCAGCGCCACGCTGGTGTCCAGCCCCAAGTACGGCAGCGATGACGAGTGCTCCAGTGCCACCTCGGGCTCCGCTGGTGGCAGCAACTccggggcggggcccggcggccTGGGGAGCCCCAAGTCCAACACGCTGGACAGCCACCACAACAGCTTCGACACcatcctggaggagctgcgggAGATCAAGGACAGCCAGTCGCACCTGGAGGACTCCATGGAGGACCTGAAGGCCCAGCTGCAGCGGGATTACACCTACATGACCCAGTGCTTGCAGGAGGAGCGCTACAG GTACGAGcgcctggaggagcagctgaacgACCTGACGGAGCTGCACCAGAACGAGATGACCAACCTGAAGCAGGAGCTGGCCAGCATGGAGGAGAAGGTGGCCTACCAGTCCTACGAGAGGGCACGGGACATCCAG GAGGCCGTGGAGTCGTGCCTGACGCGGGTGAccaagctggagctgcagcagcagcagcagcaggtggtgcagctggagggggTGGAGAACGCCAACGCCCGGGCGCTGCTGGGCAAGTTCATCAACGTCATCCTGGCCCTCATGGCCGTGCTGCTCGTCTTCGTCTCCACCATCGCCAACTTCATCACGCCGCTCATGAAGACCCGCATGCGCATCCTCAGCACCGCCCTGCTCgtcctcttcctcttcttcctctggaAGCACTGGGACTCCATCAGCTACTTGCTGGAGCACGTCCTGCTCCCCAGCTGA